One Nocardioides dongkuii genomic window, GGCAAGTCCGCGCAGGTCCCCCTCCAGGCCTGGCTGCTCGACGCGATGGAGGGCCCGACCCCGGTCTCGGCCCTGATCCACGCCGCCACCATGGTCACCGCGGGCGTCTACCTCGTGGTCCGCTCGAACTTCATCTTCGAGCTGGCCCCGCACGCCCAGACCGTCGTGGTCATCGTCGCGACCGTCACGCTGCTGTGGGGTGCGATCCTGGGCTGCGCCAAGGACGACATCAAGAAGGTGCTGGCCGGCTCCACGATGAGCCAGATCGGCTACATGATGCTCGGCGCGGGCCTGGGCGTCGCGGGCTACGCGTTCGCGATCTTCCACCTGCTGACCCACGGCTTCTTCAAGGCCAACATGTTCCTCGGCGCCGGGTCGGTCATGCACGGCATGAACGACGACGTCGACATGCGCCGGTACGGCGCGCTCCGGCACGCGATGCCGGTGACCTTCCTGACCTTCGCGATGGGCTACCTCGCGATCATCGGGTTCCCCGGCTTCTCGGGCTTCTGGTCCAAGGACAAGCTGATCGAGACCGCGCTCGCGGAGAACCTCCTCGTCGGCATCCTCGCGCTGCTCGGCGCCGGCATCACCGGCTTCTACATGACCCGGCTGATGCTGCTCACGTTCTTCACCGAGAAGCGCTGGAAGCAGGGCGTGCACCCGCACGAGTCGCCCGCCGTGATGACCTTCCCGCTGATCGTGCTCGCGGCGCTCTCCGTGCTCTCCGGCGTGCTGCTGCTCGGCGACTGGATCGTCGAGTGGCTGGCCCCGGTGGTGGGCGAGGCGCCGCACCACGAGCCGCCGATCCCGGCCCTCGCGGTCACCGGCCTGGCCGTGCTGGTCGTCGCCTGCGGCGTCGCCGCCGCGTGGTTCCTGGTCGGCAAGCGCGAGGTCGCGCTCACCCCGCCCGAGGACGTGTCCTTCGCGACCCGCGCCGCCCGCGCCGACCTCTACGGAGACGCCATCAACGACACCCTCGTGGTCCGCCCCGGCAGCACGCTGGTCCGCGGCCTCACCACGGCCGACCGCGCCGGCGTCGACGCGACGTTCACCGGCGGCTCGAAGGGCCTCGCCGCCATCGGCGGGCTGCTGCGCCGGGCGCAGAACGGCTACGTGCGGTCCTACGCGCTCTCCCTGCTCGGCGGCGTGCTGCTCGTCGTCCTCGCTCTCCTGGCGGTGAATCTCTAGATGAACGACTTCCCCTGGCTCACCGTGCTGATCGCGGTGCCGCTCGTCGGCGCCGTGGCCGCTCCCTTCCTCCCGCGGACCAACCCGTCCCTGGTGCGCTGGTTCGGCATCGCGGTCGCCCTGCTCACCCTCGCGGTGGGCGTCGCGATCGCCGTGCAGTTCGAGGTCGACGGCGGCATGCAGTTGACCGAGACGCACACCTGGATCGAGGCGTTCGGCGTGCACTACGCGCTGGGCGTCGACGGGCTCGGGCTGCTGCTCATGCTGCTCACCGCGTTCCTCGTCCCCGTCGTGCTGCTCGCCGGCTGGCACGAGGGCGAGGAGAACCCCGCCGCCTTCATCGGCTGGACGCTCGCCCTCGAGGGGCTCTCGCTGGCGGTCTTCGCGGCCACCGACGTGTTCCTCTTCTACGTCGTCTTCGAGGCCACGCTGATCCCGGCGTACTTCCTCATCGGCGGCTTCGGGCGCGCCGGCCGGTCCGCGGCCGCGCTGAAGTTCCTGATGTTCCAGCTCGCCGGCGGGCTGGTGATGCTCGGCTCGGTGATCGGCCTCTACGTCGTCTCCGCGCAGCAGGGCACCCCGTCGTACCTGCTCGGCGACCTGGCCGCGCTGGACATGGACACCACCGCGGGCCGCTGGCTCTTCGCCGGCTTCTTCATCGCCTTCGCGGTGAAGGCCCCGCTGTTCCCCGTGCACACCTGGCTGGCCGACACCACCGAGAAGGCGACCCCCGGCACGAGCGTGCTGCTGGTCTGCGTGCTCGACAAGATCGGCACCTTCGGCATGCTGCGGTTCTGCCTGGGCCTGTTCCCGGAGGCCTCGCAGTGGGCGACGCCGGTGGTGATCGTGCTCGCGCTGATCTCGATCGTGTACGGCGCGCTCGTCGCGATCGGCCAGGACGACGTGCTGCGGCTGATCGGCCTCACCTCGCTGAGCCACTTCGGGTTCATCACCCTCGGCATCTTCGTGTTCAGCACCCAGGGCGGCTCCGGCGCGATCCTCTACATGGTCAACCACGGCCTCGGCACCGCCGCGCTGTTCCTGGTGGCGGGCTACATCATCCGCCGCCGCGGCACCTCGCTGATCAGCCGGATGGGCGGCCTCGAGGCCAAGACCCCGGTCCTGGCCGGCCTGTTCCTGGTGGCCGGGCTCGCGACGCTCGGCCTGCCCGGCCTGAGCCCGTTCGTCTCCGAGTTCCTGGTGATCCTGGCCGCCTTCGACTACCGCTGGTACGTCGGCGCG contains:
- the nuoL gene encoding NADH-quinone oxidoreductase subunit L — its product is MTPLLPAEGGGHLIPVVDPSAASGVDSLLWLVVALPLLGAAVLLLGGRLTDRWGHLLGTAMPLGSFAISVALFVNLMGRDADDRSITQELYDWIDVGGLHVGMDLLYDPLSALFLLLITGVGSLIHIYSIGYMDHDPRRRRFFGYLNLFVAAMLLLVLAENYVALFLGWEGVGLASYLLIGFWQHKPSAAAAAKKAFVMNRVGDIGLALAIALLFATFGTTSFSGISALSSGATEGTLTAVGLLLLLGACGKSAQVPLQAWLLDAMEGPTPVSALIHAATMVTAGVYLVVRSNFIFELAPHAQTVVVIVATVTLLWGAILGCAKDDIKKVLAGSTMSQIGYMMLGAGLGVAGYAFAIFHLLTHGFFKANMFLGAGSVMHGMNDDVDMRRYGALRHAMPVTFLTFAMGYLAIIGFPGFSGFWSKDKLIETALAENLLVGILALLGAGITGFYMTRLMLLTFFTEKRWKQGVHPHESPAVMTFPLIVLAALSVLSGVLLLGDWIVEWLAPVVGEAPHHEPPIPALAVTGLAVLVVACGVAAAWFLVGKREVALTPPEDVSFATRAARADLYGDAINDTLVVRPGSTLVRGLTTADRAGVDATFTGGSKGLAAIGGLLRRAQNGYVRSYALSLLGGVLLVVLALLAVNL
- a CDS encoding NADH-quinone oxidoreductase subunit M is translated as MNDFPWLTVLIAVPLVGAVAAPFLPRTNPSLVRWFGIAVALLTLAVGVAIAVQFEVDGGMQLTETHTWIEAFGVHYALGVDGLGLLLMLLTAFLVPVVLLAGWHEGEENPAAFIGWTLALEGLSLAVFAATDVFLFYVVFEATLIPAYFLIGGFGRAGRSAAALKFLMFQLAGGLVMLGSVIGLYVVSAQQGTPSYLLGDLAALDMDTTAGRWLFAGFFIAFAVKAPLFPVHTWLADTTEKATPGTSVLLVCVLDKIGTFGMLRFCLGLFPEASQWATPVVIVLALISIVYGALVAIGQDDVLRLIGLTSLSHFGFITLGIFVFSTQGGSGAILYMVNHGLGTAALFLVAGYIIRRRGTSLISRMGGLEAKTPVLAGLFLVAGLATLGLPGLSPFVSEFLVILAAFDYRWYVGAVAVTGIVLAAIYVLWMYQRMMTGPALADPVDDLDRTDHPDHTVGTGGTASTGATAATATATRTRTTAVAGRDASLREVAAVAPIMVALVLFGFYPAPLLDVSNPTVESLLSYVGVSDDEPTVQPGDVEPHGETAEEDH